From the Aquitalea magnusonii genome, one window contains:
- a CDS encoding DUF3304 domain-containing protein codes for MFNNKLLAIISALALLSGCQSMADEATIGVPARVVNTDSSIKILNASLNGSGASGTGGQECCMSIPAKWKPGMTATLSWTKDPSPGVNPDGKRRPALPNGITTPEWEKWMKIHEANYKKMEKIIPLPKYGETCGVTFVFLPCDDARVVIDCEEKHRLFSKLPGGKNFDFELIRRMGGRTVCQ; via the coding sequence ATGTTTAACAATAAATTACTGGCCATCATCAGCGCCCTTGCCCTGCTTAGCGGCTGCCAAAGTATGGCCGATGAAGCCACTATTGGCGTTCCAGCACGGGTGGTCAACACCGATAGCAGTATTAAAATACTTAATGCAAGCCTGAATGGTAGCGGTGCAAGTGGTACAGGTGGTCAAGAATGCTGCATGAGCATTCCGGCCAAATGGAAACCGGGCATGACCGCAACGCTTAGCTGGACCAAGGACCCCAGTCCGGGAGTCAATCCAGATGGGAAAAGACGACCAGCTCTGCCGAATGGAATAACTACTCCAGAATGGGAAAAGTGGATGAAAATTCATGAAGCCAATTATAAAAAAATGGAAAAGATCATCCCCTTACCTAAATATGGTGAGACGTGCGGTGTCACATTTGTATTTTTACCCTGCGACGATGCACGTGTAGTGATTGATTGCGAAGAAAAACACCGGTTGTTTTCAAAGCTACCAGGCGGTAAAAATTTTGATTTTGAGCTAATTCGTCGCATGGGAGGGCGTACGGTATGCCAGTAA
- a CDS encoding DUF3304 domain-containing protein — protein MSRNKLLAFIISTLALLSGCQSMADEATIGVPGRVVNTDRSIIILNASLNGSGVSGTGGQECCMSIPAKWKPGMTATLSWTKDPSPDINPDGKSAPVIKNGISTPEWKAWMANHRKNYRTIEKTIPLPKYGETCGVTFIFLPCDGIRIVIDCDEKYSLFKDLPGGKEFYAELARRAGGAKTCR, from the coding sequence GTGTCAAGAAATAAATTATTGGCCTTCATTATCAGCACCCTTGCCCTGCTTAGCGGCTGCCAAAGCATGGCCGACGAAGCCACTATTGGTGTTCCTGGCAGGGTAGTCAATACAGACCGTAGTATCATTATTCTTAATGCAAGCCTGAATGGCAGCGGTGTGAGTGGAACAGGTGGTCAAGAGTGCTGCATGAGCATTCCGGCCAAATGGAAGCCGGGCATGACAGCAACGCTTAGCTGGACCAAGGACCCCAGTCCTGACATTAACCCTGATGGCAAAAGTGCCCCGGTAATAAAGAATGGTATAAGCACCCCAGAATGGAAAGCCTGGATGGCAAACCACAGGAAGAATTATAGAACTATAGAAAAAACCATCCCCCTACCTAAATATGGAGAAACATGTGGGGTAACTTTTATTTTTCTTCCGTGTGATGGCATCAGAATTGTTATAGATTGTGACGAAAAATACAGTCTCTTCAAGGATCTTCCTGGTGGAAAGGAATTTTATGCTGAACTAGCCCGTCGTGCGGGGGGAGCAAAAACATGCCGGTAA
- a CDS encoding DUF3304 domain-containing protein — protein sequence MAIISTLALLSGCQSMADEATIGIPGRVVNTDSNIIILRASLNGSGVSGAGGDECCMSIPAKWKPGMTATLSWTKDPSPDINPDGKRAPIIKNGISTPEWDSWMANHRKNYRTIEKTIPLPKYGETCGVTFVFLPCDDARVIIDCEEEHRLFSKLPGGKNFDSELIRRLGGKKTCR from the coding sequence TTGGCCATCATCAGCACCCTTGCCCTGCTTAGCGGCTGCCAAAGCATGGCCGACGAAGCCACCATTGGCATTCCAGGCAGAGTAGTTAATACCGACAGTAATATCATAATACTCCGTGCAAGCCTGAATGGTAGCGGAGTGAGTGGGGCTGGTGGTGATGAATGCTGCATGAGTATCCCAGCCAAATGGAAGCCGGGCATGACAGCAACGCTTAGCTGGACCAAGGACCCCAGTCCTGACATTAACCCTGATGGGAAAAGAGCCCCTATAATAAAGAATGGAATAAGCACTCCAGAATGGGATTCCTGGATGGCAAACCACAGGAAGAATTATAGAACTATAGAAAAAACAATACCACTCCCTAAATATGGGGAGACGTGTGGAGTAACATTCGTATTTTTACCGTGCGACGATGCGCGTGTAATAATTGATTGCGAAGAAGAACACCGGTTGTTTTCGAAACTACCTGGCGGTAAAAATTTTGATTCAGAACTAATTCGCCGTCTTGGAGGGAAAAAGACATGCCGGTAA
- a CDS encoding type VI secretion system baseplate subunit TssF has protein sequence MLESLLPYYERELGHLRELSGEFARRYPKIAGRLQMEGDQCADPHTERLIESFALLAARIHKKLDDDYPEVAESFLNVLYPHYLQPIPAATIVQLECDPARPEITRRYRVERGQMVQAPAINGVVCKFRSAYPVDLYPLSLSEVRLELTSGSAYLRQLAPDAAAVLTLELQTHGGLSVSAIGLESLRFFLDGEPAQSTLSTQIS, from the coding sequence ATGCTTGAATCCCTCCTCCCCTATTACGAGCGCGAGCTTGGCCATTTACGGGAATTGTCCGGCGAGTTTGCCCGCCGCTACCCGAAGATAGCCGGCCGGCTGCAGATGGAAGGCGACCAGTGCGCCGATCCGCACACCGAGCGGTTGATCGAATCGTTTGCGCTGCTGGCGGCGCGCATCCACAAAAAGCTGGATGATGATTATCCGGAAGTGGCGGAAAGCTTTCTGAATGTGCTGTATCCGCACTATCTGCAGCCCATTCCCGCCGCCACCATCGTGCAGCTGGAGTGTGACCCGGCGCGGCCGGAAATTACCCGCCGCTACCGGGTGGAGCGTGGCCAGATGGTGCAGGCGCCAGCCATCAACGGTGTGGTGTGCAAGTTCCGCAGCGCTTATCCGGTGGATTTGTACCCGCTGTCGCTCAGCGAGGTGCGGCTGGAGCTGACCAGCGGTTCGGCCTATCTGCGCCAGTTGGCACCGGATGCTGCCGCGGTGTTGACGCTGGAATTGCAAACCCACGGCGGTTTGTCGGTGAGTGCCATCGGGCTGGAGTCGCTACGCTTTTTCCTGGACGGCGAACCGGCACAATCGACACTTTCGACCCAGATAAGTTAA
- a CDS encoding T6SS phospholipase effector Tle1-like catalytic domain-containing protein — translation MPVSLAPHYPEAGYFPTNIAHILQQRREQQKDIAESCMDERAAGKPAPCDMVLNISLFFDGTNNHGDSDDKANPVCSSNIRRLYNATIGEVSAQKSGYFSYYMQGVGTEFKKIGEDGPSSSGLSFASGGERRILWGLTRLIDALQQSLISKEVDDRQAMKVIQQMEFTYKEGNHGVMVKTGTSKDDRRAAMKAGMSDVLAKLDSKPTILKIKLYIYGFSRGAAEARAFLWRLDEQMQDSAFFGIPLTVEFLGVLDTVASVGLTELAPGAQGHMDWADGTMQLPQREWLKRCAHLVSAHEQRLCFPLDSVATTTQGAYPSCVVGEWVYPGMHSDVGGGYPPNDQGKAREGQEMLLSQIPLNHLYRLAFDAGAPLKIDASRCKGGTASEKSKIKMLQSSEPWRFFDKNTSDLFMVETQLIQRFNAWRHASRSGGSLIDLIKNQTAQINAWRIERYAGGLHGSGGQSQETTDYYKYAATERETPDWAIKQEKDAWETQSKKGKASATKMKWPEHRVSNINGRGSHVEPVPEDSMSANDKAYVGRDYQPNLSKGYEPTLDGTQLRMGAKDFRDDYLGLHSVDPNPLGWLASLFTAISRPFSADCTGTERAMLIKHSEAKYQKLIQNADLMLLFDEHVHDSRAWFMQSTLGKLEPHGSYWRYRTIFFTDDDNNKKLICKAPDSEKDDDDSAAAAEQPDQGTTTPSKDLPATAF, via the coding sequence ATGCCGGTAAGTCTTGCACCACACTACCCTGAGGCTGGTTACTTTCCAACCAACATAGCCCATATCTTGCAACAACGCCGCGAACAGCAAAAAGATATTGCTGAAAGCTGCATGGACGAACGCGCAGCTGGCAAACCAGCACCCTGCGATATGGTGCTAAATATCAGCCTGTTCTTTGATGGAACCAATAATCATGGTGATTCCGATGATAAGGCAAACCCGGTATGTAGCAGTAATATCCGTCGTCTCTACAACGCCACAATCGGTGAAGTATCTGCTCAGAAGAGTGGATACTTCAGTTATTACATGCAAGGTGTTGGTACAGAATTTAAAAAAATCGGCGAAGATGGCCCTTCTTCCAGCGGGCTGAGTTTTGCCAGTGGTGGCGAGCGCAGAATTCTATGGGGATTAACCCGGCTTATTGATGCTTTACAACAAAGTTTGATTTCAAAGGAAGTTGATGACCGTCAAGCCATGAAGGTAATCCAGCAAATGGAATTTACCTACAAGGAGGGTAATCATGGCGTGATGGTAAAAACCGGCACCAGCAAGGATGATCGCCGCGCAGCGATGAAGGCTGGCATGAGCGATGTTCTGGCCAAACTGGATAGCAAGCCGACCATCCTGAAAATCAAGCTGTACATTTATGGCTTTTCCCGTGGCGCTGCCGAGGCCCGTGCTTTTTTGTGGCGCCTGGATGAGCAGATGCAGGACAGCGCCTTCTTTGGCATCCCGCTGACAGTGGAATTTCTCGGGGTACTGGATACGGTGGCCTCGGTTGGCCTGACCGAGCTGGCCCCCGGTGCACAAGGCCATATGGATTGGGCTGATGGCACCATGCAACTGCCGCAGCGCGAGTGGCTCAAGCGCTGTGCCCACCTGGTGAGCGCACACGAACAGCGCCTGTGTTTTCCACTGGACTCGGTGGCCACCACCACCCAGGGTGCCTACCCTTCCTGCGTGGTAGGCGAATGGGTTTATCCCGGCATGCACAGTGATGTAGGCGGTGGTTACCCGCCAAACGATCAAGGCAAGGCGCGCGAAGGACAGGAAATGTTGCTGTCGCAGATTCCGCTGAATCATCTGTATCGCCTGGCTTTCGATGCGGGGGCACCGCTAAAAATTGACGCCAGCCGTTGCAAGGGTGGAACTGCAAGTGAGAAGTCCAAAATCAAAATGTTGCAAAGTAGCGAGCCATGGAGGTTCTTTGACAAGAACACATCAGATTTATTCATGGTTGAAACACAACTCATCCAGCGCTTCAATGCATGGCGGCATGCGTCAAGATCAGGCGGCTCGCTGATTGACCTGATCAAGAACCAGACTGCGCAAATCAATGCCTGGCGTATCGAGCGCTATGCAGGCGGCTTGCATGGCAGTGGCGGGCAAAGCCAGGAAACTACCGACTACTACAAATATGCGGCGACAGAACGCGAAACGCCGGACTGGGCAATCAAACAAGAGAAGGATGCCTGGGAAACCCAAAGTAAAAAGGGCAAAGCCAGTGCTACCAAGATGAAGTGGCCGGAGCACCGCGTTTCCAATATCAATGGCCGCGGTAGCCATGTCGAGCCCGTGCCCGAGGACAGCATGTCGGCCAATGACAAGGCTTATGTAGGCCGGGACTATCAACCCAATTTGTCCAAGGGCTATGAACCTACCCTGGACGGAACCCAGCTGCGGATGGGTGCCAAAGACTTCCGCGATGACTATCTGGGCCTTCACAGCGTAGACCCGAACCCGCTAGGTTGGCTGGCATCCCTGTTTACTGCCATCTCCCGCCCCTTCAGTGCCGACTGTACCGGCACCGAGCGCGCAATGCTGATCAAACACAGCGAGGCCAAATACCAGAAGCTGATTCAAAACGCGGATCTCATGCTGCTATTCGACGAACATGTCCACGACTCCCGCGCCTGGTTCATGCAATCCACTCTGGGCAAGCTAGAACCCCATGGCTCTTATTGGCGCTATCGCACCATCTTTTTCACGGATGACGACAACAACAAGAAACTCATCTGCAAGGCCCCGGATAGCGAGAAAGATGATGATGATTCCGCTGCTGCAGCCGAGCAGCCAGACCAAGGCACAACAACGCCAAGCAAGGACTTACCCGCCACGGCCTTTTGA
- a CDS encoding DUF3304 domain-containing protein has product MFNNKLLAIISTLALLSGCQSMADEATIGVPGQVVNTDSSINILNASLNGSGASGTGGQECCMSIPAKWKPGMTATLSWTKDPSPGVNPDGKRRPALPNGITTPEWEKWMKIHEANYKKMEKIIPLPKYGETCGVTFVFLPCDDARVVIDCEEKHRLFSKLPGGKNFDFELIHRMGGRAVCQ; this is encoded by the coding sequence ATGTTTAACAATAAATTACTGGCCATCATCAGCACCCTTGCCCTGCTTAGCGGCTGCCAAAGCATGGCCGACGAAGCCACTATTGGCGTTCCAGGCCAGGTAGTCAACACCGACAGCAGTATCAATATTCTTAATGCAAGCCTGAATGGTAGCGGTGCAAGTGGAACAGGTGGCCAAGAATGCTGCATGAGCATCCCGGCCAAATGGAAACCGGGCATGACTGCAACGCTTAGCTGGACCAAGGACCCCAGTCCGGGAGTCAATCCAGATGGGAAAAGACGACCAGCTCTGCCGAATGGAATAACTACTCCAGAATGGGAAAAGTGGATGAAAATTCATGAAGCCAATTATAAAAAAATGGAAAAGATCATCCCCTTACCTAAATATGGTGAGACGTGCGGTGTCACATTTGTATTTTTACCATGCGACGATGCACGTGTAGTGATTGATTGCGAAGAAAAACACCGGTTGTTTTCGAAGCTACCAGGCGGTAAAAATTTTGATTTTGAGCTAATTCATCGCATGGGAGGGCGTGCAGTATGCCAGTAA
- a CDS encoding ankyrin repeat domain-containing protein: MKLKTILTIIALTSTTTIFACDLHEWKMTIKNGTIESVTKFIKSNHCEINQELDSLSKTPLVYAIEEKNMGAITAIVNAGGDVNYDGYDGKTPLYYAISSHQINSVKYLISHGADTNSNTRFSGMTLLMFSILEAKPAITAYLVSHGASLNEQDKYGQKPVDYVKKLAAPQRAPMYRALLNQQ, from the coding sequence ATGAAATTAAAGACCATATTAACCATCATTGCCCTTACAAGCACGACCACTATATTTGCATGTGATTTGCACGAATGGAAAATGACAATAAAAAATGGAACCATTGAATCTGTTACCAAATTTATAAAGTCCAATCACTGCGAGATAAACCAGGAACTGGATAGCCTATCCAAGACGCCGCTAGTCTATGCAATTGAAGAAAAAAACATGGGCGCGATCACTGCAATCGTAAATGCAGGGGGTGATGTTAACTACGACGGCTACGATGGAAAAACACCACTTTACTATGCCATCAGCAGCCATCAAATAAATAGTGTGAAATACCTCATTTCGCACGGAGCCGACACGAATTCGAACACTCGCTTTTCAGGAATGACATTACTCATGTTTTCCATTTTAGAGGCAAAACCAGCCATAACGGCTTACTTAGTCTCTCATGGAGCATCACTTAATGAACAAGACAAATACGGTCAAAAGCCTGTTGATTACGTAAAAAAACTGGCAGCACCACAGCGAGCACCCATGTATAGAGCATTACTAAATCAACAATAA
- a CDS encoding DUF3304 domain-containing protein: MFNNKLLAFIISTLALLSGCQSMTDEATIGIAGRVVNADSSVQILNASLNGSGVSGSGGDECCMSIPAKWKPGMAATLSWTKDPSPGVNPDGKRRPALPNGITTPEWEKWMKIHEANYKKMEKIIPLPKYSKTCGVTFVFLPCDDARVILDCNEEYNLFRTLPGGKDRYPELIRRMGGRAVCQ, encoded by the coding sequence ATGTTTAACAATAAATTATTGGCCTTTATTATCAGCACCCTTGCCCTGCTTAGCGGCTGCCAAAGCATGACCGACGAAGCCACTATTGGTATTGCTGGCAGAGTAGTGAATGCAGACAGCAGCGTCCAAATACTTAATGCAAGCCTGAATGGCAGCGGTGTGAGCGGGTCTGGTGGTGATGAATGCTGCATGAGTATCCCGGCCAAATGGAAACCGGGCATGGCCGCAACGCTTAGCTGGACCAAAGACCCCAGTCCGGGAGTCAATCCAGATGGGAAAAGACGACCAGCTCTGCCGAATGGAATAACTACTCCAGAATGGGAAAAGTGGATGAAAATTCATGAAGCCAATTATAAAAAAATGGAAAAGATCATCCCCTTACCAAAGTATAGTAAGACGTGTGGAGTGACATTTGTATTTTTACCATGCGATGATGCGCGGGTAATTCTAGATTGCAATGAAGAGTACAATTTATTCAGAACATTACCTGGTGGGAAGGACCGCTATCCTGAATTGATTCGTCGTATGGGAGGACGTGCGGTATGCCAGTAA
- a CDS encoding DUF3304 domain-containing protein — translation MFNNKLLAITISTLALLSGCQSMADEATIGVPARVVNTDSSIKILNASLNGSGASGTGGQECCMSIPAKWKPGMTATLSWTKDPSPGVNPDGSRPPKLTSEISTPEWERWVKIHKSNYKKMERTIPLPKYGETCGVTFIFLPCDGIRIVIDCDEKYSLFKDLPGGKEFYPELARRAGGAKTCR, via the coding sequence ATGTTTAACAATAAATTATTGGCCATCACCATCAGCACCCTTGCCCTGCTTAGCGGCTGCCAAAGCATGGCCGACGAAGCCACCATTGGCGTTCCAGCACGGGTAGTCAACACCGATAGCAGTATTAAAATACTTAATGCAAGCCTGAATGGTAGCGGTGCAAGTGGAACAGGTGGCCAAGAATGCTGCATGAGCATTCCGGCCAAATGGAAACCTGGCATGACCGCAACGCTTAGCTGGACCAAGGACCCTAGCCCAGGAGTTAACCCAGATGGGTCACGACCACCGAAACTTACTAGTGAAATATCTACCCCAGAATGGGAAAGGTGGGTAAAAATACACAAATCTAATTATAAAAAAATGGAAAGAACTATCCCTTTACCAAAGTACGGAGAAACATGCGGCGTAACTTTCATCTTTCTTCCGTGTGATGGCATCAGAATTGTTATAGATTGTGACGAAAAATACAGTCTCTTCAAGGATCTTCCTGGTGGAAAGGAATTTTATCCTGAACTAGCCCGTCGTGCGGGGGGAGCAAAAACATGCCGGTAA
- a CDS encoding DUF3304 domain-containing protein — MFNKKLLAIIISTLALLSGCQSMADEATIGIAGRVVNADSSVKILRASLNGSGVSGSGGDECCMSIPAKWKPGMTATLSWTKDPSPEVNPDGKRRPALPNGITTPEWEKWMNIHEANYKKMEKIIPLPKYGETCGVTFVFLPCDDARVILDCDERYKLFRTLPGGKDRYPELIRRMGGRAVCQ, encoded by the coding sequence ATGTTTAACAAAAAATTATTGGCCATTATCATCAGCACCCTTGCCCTGCTTAGCGGCTGCCAAAGCATGGCCGACGAAGCCACCATTGGCATTGCTGGTAGAGTAGTGAATGCTGACAGCAGCGTTAAAATACTACGTGCAAGTCTGAATGGTAGCGGCGTGAGTGGTTCTGGCGGTGATGAATGTTGCATGAGCATCCCGGCCAAATGGAAGCCGGGCATGACCGCAACGCTTAGCTGGACCAAGGACCCCAGTCCGGAAGTCAATCCAGATGGAAAAAGACGACCAGCTCTGCCGAATGGAATAACTACTCCAGAATGGGAAAAGTGGATGAATATTCATGAAGCCAATTATAAAAAAATGGAAAAAATCATCCCCTTACCTAAATATGGTGAGACGTGTGGAGTGACATTTGTATTTTTACCATGTGACGATGCGCGAGTTATTCTAGATTGCGATGAGAGATACAAATTATTCAGAACATTACCTGGTGGCAAGGACCGCTATCCTGAATTGATTCGTCGTATGGGAGGACGTGCGGTATGCCAGTAA
- a CDS encoding DUF4123 domain-containing protein, whose translation MSQRILLNQATPEAWLTLLQNHAAALALEWLDLIVDQAELSPAWQNRITTLNKPVALLQDTPHEEAAEAGPVLLRVPLHVTAPQLLKLLQQWHGQPRVMALLSSWDFADLVNNCRLCLQASWERGLKKGVLRYHDPRLFAAVVDTLDDDNRSLLLRPTREWHWLDRDGNARMQDTGKWQSPPPAIWLDETLPLQDSQVDALANWHVAEQWRQNHLLSPEEFQLQSEEELMTRLAHAHQAADKAKLWSEDARLPFIEQFLCIN comes from the coding sequence ATGAGTCAACGCATCCTGTTAAACCAAGCCACGCCTGAGGCCTGGCTCACGCTGCTGCAGAACCATGCTGCCGCACTGGCGCTGGAATGGCTGGACCTGATTGTGGATCAGGCGGAATTAAGCCCTGCATGGCAAAACCGGATTACCACACTCAACAAACCGGTGGCACTGCTACAGGACACCCCGCACGAAGAAGCGGCAGAAGCTGGCCCGGTACTGCTACGCGTACCGCTCCATGTCACCGCCCCGCAACTGCTGAAATTACTGCAGCAATGGCATGGCCAGCCCAGGGTAATGGCCCTGCTAAGCAGCTGGGACTTTGCCGACCTGGTCAATAACTGCCGTCTGTGCCTGCAGGCATCCTGGGAACGGGGATTGAAAAAAGGCGTATTGCGCTATCACGACCCCCGGCTGTTTGCCGCAGTGGTGGATACGCTGGATGACGACAATCGCAGCCTGCTATTACGCCCCACCCGTGAATGGCACTGGCTGGACCGTGATGGCAACGCCCGCATGCAGGACACCGGGAAATGGCAAAGTCCGCCGCCTGCCATCTGGCTGGACGAAACCCTGCCATTACAAGACAGCCAGGTGGATGCCCTGGCCAATTGGCATGTTGCCGAGCAATGGCGGCAAAACCACCTGCTCAGCCCGGAGGAATTCCAACTGCAGTCCGAAGAAGAGCTGATGACGCGGCTGGCACACGCGCACCAGGCTGCGGACAAAGCAAAATTGTGGTCGGAAGATGCACGCCTGCCATTCATTGAGCAATTTTTGTGTATTAACTAA